The following are from one region of the Petrotoga sibirica DSM 13575 genome:
- a CDS encoding sigma-70 family RNA polymerase sigma factor gives MNLDKLIELAQIGDNQALGIILEKFEPMVKSIVGKYYGTWLEFEDFLQIGLVGLIQAVYNFRKDANAKFSSFAYMNISSEIKSFVTYLNRNKHKVLTEAVSMENTDDEFTENADYYIESVDTEKKDFLKEYFLSKSLEQLECNEREIVELWIDGYSYQEIGDKMEINTKKVDNTIQKIKKVFARNIDEYNNIVEMFGGKYEI, from the coding sequence ATGAATTTGGATAAACTTATAGAACTTGCACAAATAGGGGACAACCAAGCCCTAGGCATAATTCTTGAAAAGTTTGAGCCTATGGTGAAATCTATTGTTGGGAAATATTATGGTACATGGTTGGAATTCGAAGACTTTTTACAAATAGGTTTGGTAGGTTTAATTCAAGCGGTATATAATTTCAGAAAAGATGCAAACGCTAAATTTTCAAGTTTTGCCTATATGAATATCTCTTCAGAGATTAAGTCTTTTGTCACCTACTTGAACAGAAATAAGCATAAAGTTTTAACAGAAGCTGTAAGTATGGAAAACACAGACGACGAATTTACAGAAAACGCCGATTATTACATTGAAAGTGTTGATACTGAAAAGAAGGATTTTCTCAAGGAATATTTTTTATCAAAGAGTCTTGAACAACTTGAATGCAACGAAAGGGAAATTGTTGAATTATGGATAGATGGATACTCATATCAAGAAATTGGGGATAAAATGGAAATAAATACAAAAAAGGTCGATAATACCATCCAAAAGATAAAAAAAGTTTTCGCAAGAAATATAGATGAATACAATAATATAGTGGAGATGTTTGGAGGAAAGTATGAGATTTAA
- the leuS gene encoding leucine--tRNA ligase: protein MEKTYNPQEIEKKWQQKWQEKDAFKVVNDDYHKKYYDLVMFPYPSGTLHVGHVKNYVIGDVIARYKRMRGYSVMHPFGFDAFGLPAENAAIEKGNIHPEDWTMQNINIIRNQIKKLGISYNWDREVITCKEDYYKWTQWIFLQLYKNGLAYKKKAPVNWCPNCKTVLANEQVVNGRCERCGTSVEIKQLEQWYFKITDYAEKLLNDLENLNGWPENVKTMQKNWIGKSVGAEVEFKLDNGKGSLRVFTTRPDTLWGVTFMALSPESPLVEELTTPENTEIVNKFLQKVSLQDRFKRTAEGAEKEGVFTGSYAINPVNGEKIPIYVANYILYEYGTGAIMAVPAHDQRDFEFAKKYNLPIRIVIMPEDDKLNEEKLEKAYVGEGVLINSREFTGLDNQTAIKKISQWLEDKKIGKVVTQYKLRDWLISRQRYWGAPIPIVYCEKCGVVSVPEDDLPVKLPRDVEFEPTGKSPLIDHPDFKETTCPKCGGKAKREVDTMDTFVDSSWYYLRYVNPKLGEKPFNKEDVDNWLPVDQYIGGVEHAILHLLYSRFITKVLKDLGYFSFDEPFKNLFTQGMIYRNGAKMSKSKGNVVSPEEMIEKYGSDALRTYILFMAPPERDAEWNDSGIEGTYRFLNRVWNMYMKIQDKIIHLENNSNYLLKNKYEKDLRRKLHQTIEKITSDIEGNFQFNTAVSSLMELLNELNSYLNNTDEKDWNLNLLKEFSEDFVLMLSPIAPHISEELWKNFGKDGFIFKASWPKIDKNALKAEEITLAVQINGKLRAQITIDVNLKEEEVKSFVLEDDKVQKYIAGKKIEKIIYVPKKIINIVVK from the coding sequence ATGGAAAAAACCTACAATCCACAAGAAATAGAGAAAAAATGGCAACAGAAATGGCAAGAAAAAGATGCTTTTAAAGTAGTGAATGATGATTACCATAAAAAATACTATGATTTGGTAATGTTTCCTTACCCTTCGGGGACTCTCCATGTTGGCCATGTAAAAAACTATGTCATAGGTGACGTTATAGCTCGATACAAGAGGATGAGAGGGTACAGTGTGATGCATCCTTTTGGTTTTGATGCATTTGGTTTGCCTGCTGAAAACGCAGCGATAGAGAAGGGTAACATTCATCCCGAAGATTGGACTATGCAAAATATCAATATCATCAGAAATCAAATTAAAAAGCTTGGTATTAGTTATAATTGGGATAGAGAAGTTATAACGTGTAAGGAAGATTACTACAAATGGACACAATGGATATTCTTACAATTGTATAAAAATGGGTTAGCCTACAAGAAAAAGGCACCTGTGAATTGGTGTCCAAACTGCAAAACGGTACTAGCTAATGAGCAAGTTGTTAATGGAAGATGTGAAAGATGTGGGACCTCTGTGGAAATTAAACAGTTAGAGCAATGGTATTTCAAAATAACTGACTATGCTGAAAAGTTGTTAAATGATTTAGAAAATTTGAACGGATGGCCTGAGAATGTCAAAACAATGCAGAAAAATTGGATAGGTAAAAGTGTGGGAGCCGAAGTCGAATTTAAACTTGATAATGGCAAAGGAAGCTTGAGAGTTTTTACCACCAGGCCTGATACCTTGTGGGGAGTTACTTTTATGGCGTTATCTCCTGAATCACCTCTTGTAGAAGAGTTAACAACTCCAGAAAATACTGAAATAGTAAATAAATTTTTGCAAAAAGTGAGCTTGCAAGATAGGTTTAAAAGAACCGCTGAAGGAGCAGAAAAAGAAGGCGTTTTCACTGGAAGTTACGCCATAAATCCTGTGAATGGAGAAAAGATACCTATTTACGTAGCAAATTATATTTTATACGAATATGGTACGGGGGCAATTATGGCTGTTCCTGCGCATGATCAAAGAGACTTTGAATTTGCGAAAAAATATAATCTTCCCATCAGAATTGTTATAATGCCTGAAGATGACAAGTTAAATGAAGAAAAGTTAGAAAAAGCTTACGTTGGAGAAGGAGTTTTGATAAATTCCAGAGAATTTACGGGGTTAGATAACCAAACAGCAATTAAGAAAATCTCTCAATGGTTAGAAGATAAAAAGATCGGAAAAGTTGTCACCCAGTACAAATTGAGAGATTGGCTCATATCAAGGCAAAGGTATTGGGGAGCTCCGATTCCCATTGTATATTGTGAAAAATGCGGGGTAGTTTCTGTTCCGGAAGATGATTTACCTGTAAAGCTTCCCAGGGACGTTGAATTTGAACCAACCGGAAAAAGTCCTTTGATCGATCATCCCGATTTCAAAGAAACAACATGTCCAAAATGTGGTGGAAAAGCTAAAAGAGAAGTTGATACTATGGATACCTTTGTGGATAGCTCATGGTACTATTTGAGATATGTGAATCCAAAACTAGGAGAAAAACCTTTTAATAAGGAAGATGTAGATAATTGGTTGCCTGTAGATCAGTATATAGGTGGAGTCGAACATGCAATTTTGCACTTACTTTATTCAAGGTTCATAACCAAAGTGCTGAAAGATCTTGGGTATTTCAGTTTTGATGAGCCTTTCAAAAATCTTTTCACTCAAGGTATGATATACAGGAACGGGGCTAAGATGTCTAAATCAAAAGGTAACGTTGTGTCTCCTGAAGAAATGATCGAAAAATATGGTAGCGATGCTTTAAGAACTTACATTCTTTTTATGGCTCCTCCAGAAAGGGATGCAGAATGGAATGATTCAGGCATAGAAGGTACATACAGATTCTTAAATAGGGTTTGGAATATGTACATGAAAATACAAGATAAGATAATTCATCTTGAAAATAACTCAAATTATCTTTTGAAAAATAAATATGAAAAGGATTTAAGAAGAAAATTACACCAAACTATTGAGAAAATAACGAGCGATATAGAAGGTAATTTTCAATTTAACACCGCAGTAAGTTCCCTTATGGAACTTTTGAATGAATTAAACTCATACCTAAACAATACAGATGAAAAAGATTGGAACCTCAACTTACTAAAAGAATTTTCTGAAGATTTTGTATTGATGTTGTCTCCTATTGCTCCTCATATAAGTGAAGAATTATGGAAGAATTTTGGAAAAGATGGTTTTATATTTAAAGCAAGTTGGCCAAAGATCGATAAGAATGCTTTGAAAGCAGAAGAAATTACGTTAGCCGTACAAATAAACGGGAAGTTGAGAGCCCAGATAACGATTGATGTTAATTTAAAAGAAGAGGAAGTAAAAAGTTTTGTCTTAGAGGATGATAAAGTTCAAAAATATATAGCAGGTAAAAAGATAGAAAAAATCATTTATGTCCCAAAAAAAATCATAAATATAGTGGTCAAGTAA